One Pigmentibacter ruber genomic window, AAGAACCAACAGGTTGGAAATTAATTTCATATCACAATACTTGGTTTTATGAGCGTTTAATGGAAGCAACTAGAAAACACATTGAAATGGGCACTTTTAAAGAATATGCAGCAAATTTTTTAAATAATGTTGAAGACTAAAAAAAAAGCCCCAGCAAAAATGCTGGGGCTTTTTTAATAAAACTCAAAATTAAATAGCGAATAAGATATGATTTAACTCATGCTCAATAACGCTTTTTTCTTCACCACGAGCAACAGATATTTCTGAAACAAGCATGTTACGAGCTCTTTCAAGCATTTTCTTTTCACCAAAAGAAAGTTCTTTGTCTGAACTTAATGAAGATAAATCTCTCAGTACTTCTGCTATTTCTACAAGATTACCAGTATTTAATTTATCGTTTAAAGCTCTGAAACGACGATTCCAAGTAGCAGTGGATTTCTTAGAAGGCGATTGTAAAATTTGATAAACTTTTTCTACGTCTGGCAAAGAAATTACTGAACGCAAGCCAACAGTCTTCGCAGCCCTTGTAGGAACCATAACTTTTGCACCAGTTGAATGAATTTTTAACACATAAAAATCCTGTTGAGCACCACCAATACTACATTCTTCAATATTCTCAATTGTTCCTACACCATGACACGGATAAACAGCTTTTTGACCAACAGTGAAATCATAGAACTTTTCAGCACTCATGCTGCAAAACCTCCGAAAAAAAGAAACCCCGTTGTAAACTTGTTATAAAAATCAAGAAAAACAACGAGAAATACTTAAGTTTTTAGTAAAAAAATAAAATATTAATAATATCAACTTGTCTTAATCTTGAAAAATTGAAAGAGTTGTAAGACAAGAAAAACAAAAAAACCTCCAACGCACCTTAATGCTGTAAAGATGCTTTTTTATAAAATCTGCTTAAAACTCTTTCTAAAATTACTATAACATAGATTATAGAATTTTGGGACTCAACTACCAAGATTGTTTACACAAACTTTAAATTTCAATTCAATCAAGCTATTGACAATAGTTTTCAAGTTTTTATTTGCGTCAGATCAAGATTTGACTTGAACTTAATTATTCGCAATTTGACATAACTCAAAAAAAATAATAGTGAATTGTCTCAGTAAAGATTTTTACTCTAATGTTTATTATACGAGTAAAAACACAAATTACTTAGACAAATCTCTCATTTTCTTCAGAAAAACCGAAACTTATTCTGTTTAAAAACCGACCATTTTTAGCCTGTTTTTGTAAGTCAAAGCATCATGTAATTTACATAGACAAATGTTTTTTGTCAATTTATTTTGCATAGTAATTGCGCACCTATTTAACATTAATCACTTTTTTTGTTAAATGGTAATGAAAAGGAGATCTAATGGTTCCCAACATAACTAGAAAACCAACCTCTGTAAGTGACATAACAACACTAAAACTGAAATATACTGGAAAAATAAGGGATTCTTTGCATGATACGATACCATTTACTGAAGCAGAAAAATATATCATTAATAAAGAAGAATTTCAAAGACTTAGACGAATTACTCAAACCGCTTTTACCTCATACGCTTTCCCTGGAGCTTCACACTCCAGATTTGAACATTCCCTTGGTGTTATGCATGTTGCAGATTTAATGATCCATTCCATTTTTCAAAACCAAAAACGCCTCTTAGATGCTCTTAGTGAGAATCTTATCCAAACCCCCAAACATATCATTGACTTTTTAAGAGAAAGTGAAAATAAACACGGCTCAATACGAGATACGAAATTAGCTATTGAGAGTCTTGAAAAAAAACCTTATTTACTTCAATGCCTTAGATTTGCAGCTCTACTTCATGATATTGGACATGCTCCTTTTAGTCATTCCTGCGAAAAATTTATGGTGACTTGGGCGCACTTAAAAGAGAACTTTAGCTCTTTAAAAGCACCAAAATGGCTAAAAGATGGAATAAAAATAAAAGCAGAAAAACTTGAAGCTAAAAATTATGAACTTCAAAAAATAAAAATTAGACATGAAATTTATACTCTACTTATTATTGCTAAAATTTTTGATAGTAATGATGAGTTTTTAAATCAAAAAATGGCTCAAGATATTTGCTCAATTTTAGATCTTTCTATTGCACCATATTCAAACGGAATATTAGCTAAAAGTAATTTACAAACTCTTTTTCATGAGATTATAAGTGGCGAAATAGATGCGGATAGAATGGATTATTTATTAAGAGATTCTCGTGAGTGTGGAATTATTTATGGTTACTTTGATTTAGGTAGAATTTTAGATTCACTAGCATTCTATTATAACGCAAATTCTAATTCTTTCCACTTATGCATTAGGCGAAGTGGTATTTCAGCTTATGAAGATTACTTAAGAGCTCGTTGGAGTATGTATCAGCAAGTCTATTTTCATAAAACTGTTACTGCATGTGAAGCAATGCTTGAACATGTAAACAATAATTCAAATAATTTTCACTTACCACTGGATATTGAAGAATATCTCAAAATAGATGAACATAGTTTTTATTCTTTTATTAGCAATAAATTTTCAGCAAATAATTATTTAAACAATATTTTAAAAGATTTAATATTTAAAAGAAAATTATGGAAAAGAGTTTTTGAAGAAATTATTCCAAAAAACTCCTTGCATAAAGAGTCAACTACATGTCAAAAAATTATACAATATTTAAATACGATTAATTGTCCTGCTGAAATAATTGAGTCAAGTACAAATTTAACAAATTTTTCACCTAAGGGTAAATATTTAACTTCAAAAAATAATCTTAAAGTAATAATAAAAGATGTTCATTTATTAAGATACTTAGAACCTATTGAAAATCATAGTTCATTAATTAATAGAGAAGACGAAGAATTTCTTATTAGACGAATATATATTTCTAAATATGATTTAAATTTAACAAATATTTCTGAAAAAGAAGTACAAAAAAATATCTCAGAGAAAATATTCAACATTAGTAATTAATGCTTACAAATTAAATATAAAGGTTTAATAATGAATTTTCCAAGTACAAACAAATTAAAATATGAAAACAGTCCCTATCTACTGCAGCATAAAGATAATCCTGTTCATTGGTATCCATGGGGAAACGAGGCTTTTCAACGCGCTAGGGATGAAAACAAACCTATTTTTTTGTCCATCGGATATTCTACCTGTCACTGGTGTCACGTTATGTCTCATGAAAGTTTTGAAGATTTTGAAACAGCTCAAATAATGAATGATCTCTTTATTAATATCAAAGTAGATAGAGAAGAACGCCCCGATTTAGATGAAATATACCTCGAAGCTGTTATGTTAATTAGCCAACATGGTGGGTGGCCTTTAAGTGTTTTTTTAACACCAAGCTTAAAGCCTTTTTTTGGAGGAACATATTTTCCTTTAGAATCAAGCAACAATATACCTGCATTTAAAGATGTATTAAAAGCGATAGCAAAATATTATTCAGAAAATATAGAGGATGCTGAAAATAAATCCGAAAAAATTGTGAGTTATTTAAAAGAAAGTACGGCACAAACTAGTTTATTAAAATTAGAAGAATTATTAAAGGATAATTCTTTAACAATTGATAAATTAGTTAATATATGTATTCCATTTTATAGTAAATTATTACAAAATTTAGAGAATGATTTTGATGACAAAAATGGTGGTTTTGGCCATGCACCTAAATTCCCTCAGCCATCTAAAATAGAAGCTTTATTATATGCTAATGAAATGCATCTAAAATCTTTTGCTTACTATACTTTAAATTCTATTAGATGTGGTGGAATTATAGATCAAATTGGTGGAGGAATTTCTAGATATAGTGTTGATAGTAAATGGATTGTTCCTCACTTTGAAAAAATGTTATATGACAATGCTCAAATGCTAAAATTATTTTCCTTAGCTGGGCTTCTTCTGAATAAAAATAATCAATTATTATCTTCTGGTTTTTTTAAGGTTACTGAAAACATTCTTGAATATATTGAAAGAGATTTAAAATGCAAAAATTCTGGCCTATTTTTTAGCGCAGAAGATGCTGATAGTGAAGGAGAAGAGGGAACTTTTTATACTTTTTACTATGATGAATTTTTAGATATTTTTAAAGAAAACTCAAAATTAAAAGATTTTGCAATTAAATATTACAATGTAACAGAAAATGGAAATTTTGAGGGAAAAAATATTCTAACAATTCCAAGCAGTATAACAAAGATATGCGATGAATTTTCTTTAAATAATCAGGATTGTTTAGAATATATAGAAAAATCAAGAGAAAAAATATTTAATTTTCGTAATTCTCGAGAAAGACCTTCTTTAGATAAGAAATGCATTTTATCTTGGAATTCATTACTATGTACAGGTTTAATTAAAGCCTCAATTACTTCAAATAATTTATCATTCCTTGAAAAAGGTTTAAATTTACTTATAAGTATCATGAATAAATTTAAAAATCCTGAAGGTTATTTTCATATATATATTGATGGTACTTTAAAAATTGAACCTTTTCTTGATGATTTAAGTTTTTTACTAGAAGCATGTTGCGAAGCACTTTTTATTACTGGCTCTTTGCATTTGCTTAACGAAATATTAGATTTAATTAAAAAGATTCATTCCTATTATGTAGATCCAACTCAAGGTATACTTTTTTATAGTAAAATAAATGAAAATACTATTTGT contains:
- a CDS encoding CarD family transcriptional regulator, giving the protein MSAEKFYDFTVGQKAVYPCHGVGTIENIEECSIGGAQQDFYVLKIHSTGAKVMVPTRAAKTVGLRSVISLPDVEKVYQILQSPSKKSTATWNRRFRALNDKLNTGNLVEIAEVLRDLSSLSSDKELSFGEKKMLERARNMLVSEISVARGEEKSVIEHELNHILFAI
- a CDS encoding HD domain-containing protein; amino-acid sequence: MVPNITRKPTSVSDITTLKLKYTGKIRDSLHDTIPFTEAEKYIINKEEFQRLRRITQTAFTSYAFPGASHSRFEHSLGVMHVADLMIHSIFQNQKRLLDALSENLIQTPKHIIDFLRESENKHGSIRDTKLAIESLEKKPYLLQCLRFAALLHDIGHAPFSHSCEKFMVTWAHLKENFSSLKAPKWLKDGIKIKAEKLEAKNYELQKIKIRHEIYTLLIIAKIFDSNDEFLNQKMAQDICSILDLSIAPYSNGILAKSNLQTLFHEIISGEIDADRMDYLLRDSRECGIIYGYFDLGRILDSLAFYYNANSNSFHLCIRRSGISAYEDYLRARWSMYQQVYFHKTVTACEAMLEHVNNNSNNFHLPLDIEEYLKIDEHSFYSFISNKFSANNYLNNILKDLIFKRKLWKRVFEEIIPKNSLHKESTTCQKIIQYLNTINCPAEIIESSTNLTNFSPKGKYLTSKNNLKVIIKDVHLLRYLEPIENHSSLINREDEEFLIRRIYISKYDLNLTNISEKEVQKNISEKIFNISN
- a CDS encoding thioredoxin domain-containing protein, producing the protein MNFPSTNKLKYENSPYLLQHKDNPVHWYPWGNEAFQRARDENKPIFLSIGYSTCHWCHVMSHESFEDFETAQIMNDLFINIKVDREERPDLDEIYLEAVMLISQHGGWPLSVFLTPSLKPFFGGTYFPLESSNNIPAFKDVLKAIAKYYSENIEDAENKSEKIVSYLKESTAQTSLLKLEELLKDNSLTIDKLVNICIPFYSKLLQNLENDFDDKNGGFGHAPKFPQPSKIEALLYANEMHLKSFAYYTLNSIRCGGIIDQIGGGISRYSVDSKWIVPHFEKMLYDNAQMLKLFSLAGLLLNKNNQLLSSGFFKVTENILEYIERDLKCKNSGLFFSAEDADSEGEEGTFYTFYYDEFLDIFKENSKLKDFAIKYYNVTENGNFEGKNILTIPSSITKICDEFSLNNQDCLEYIEKSREKIFNFRNSRERPSLDKKCILSWNSLLCTGLIKASITSNNLSFLEKGLNLLISIMNKFKNPEGYFHIYIDGTLKIEPFLDDLSFLLEACCEALFITGSLHLLNEILDLIKKIHSYYVDPTQGILFYSKINENTICRPSKPEDNVIYSSNSAIFGSLTKLNLWITINNLKEISLSQQKMIDSLALIALSNTVQLTEKIPTASAQLLQKIKFLENKRTLLIKNINNSIPLENIHKAFEFLLTKTSDYCFVAVESNSKYNLSELNLYVLEKNYRLHDLEYALCDVHGCKKPQKNISDLLN